A window from Flavobacterium sp. 83 encodes these proteins:
- the pstB gene encoding phosphate ABC transporter ATP-binding protein PstB, with amino-acid sequence MKDIKIQVNDLSLYYGEKKALKEISMQIPANKVTALIGPSGCGKSTFLRCINRMNDLIPDVTITGNMLVEGVDIYNKDVDVVNIRKKIGMVFQKSNPFPKSIYENIAYGPKINGIKDKTQLDEIVETSLRQAAIWEEVKDRLGDSALGLSGGQQQRLCIARTLAVSPDIILMDEPASALDPISTSKIEELVHELKEQYTIIIVTHNMQQAARTSDYTAFFYMGELIEIGKTNAIFTKPEQKQTEDYITGRFG; translated from the coding sequence ATGAAAGACATAAAAATACAAGTAAATGATTTGTCATTGTACTATGGAGAAAAAAAAGCGTTAAAGGAGATTTCAATGCAAATTCCAGCTAATAAAGTAACGGCTTTAATCGGTCCTTCTGGTTGTGGTAAGTCTACTTTTCTTAGATGTATCAATAGAATGAATGACCTTATTCCAGATGTTACAATAACAGGAAATATGCTTGTTGAAGGCGTTGATATTTATAATAAAGATGTTGATGTTGTTAATATCAGAAAAAAAATTGGAATGGTTTTTCAAAAATCAAACCCATTTCCAAAATCTATTTATGAGAATATTGCTTATGGTCCAAAAATTAATGGGATAAAAGATAAAACTCAATTGGACGAAATCGTAGAAACTTCATTAAGACAAGCTGCTATTTGGGAAGAAGTGAAAGATAGATTGGGGGATTCCGCATTAGGGCTTTCAGGAGGGCAACAACAACGACTTTGTATTGCAAGAACTTTGGCAGTAAGTCCAGACATTATTCTTATGGATGAGCCTGCAAGTGCATTAGATCCAATATCTACGTCAAAAATAGAAGAGTTAGTTCATGAATTGAAAGAACAGTACACTATAATTATTGTAACCCATAATATGCAGCAAGCAGCAAGAACGAGTGATTATACCGCGTTCTTTTACATGGGTGAATTGATCGAAATTGGTAAAACTAATGCTATATTTACTAAACCAGAGCAAAAACAAACGGAAGATTATATCACAGGAAGATTTGGTTAA
- the pstC gene encoding phosphate ABC transporter permease subunit PstC, whose product MNSEFPNKQNFTKESLKKQFRLSEFLAEKIISSVAFLSIAIIILIFVFVFKESLPIFNFGTLEKAKTEVEVTSSSVAKPKSYGAEPTDELKPETYGSEAVANEDLKPETYGSEPVTNEGLQPETYGDVKAETTIADSSDDMKEVVGSNNEGADKTWSTFFTTEWVPVSEHPRFGLLGLLIGTLKVTIIAMLIAGPIAVLAAVYTSCFASKRTKEIIKPIIEMLAAFPSVVIGFFALMVLATFFQDIFGYESRLNAFIGGVAMALAAIPIIYTISEDALSAIPKTFTEASLALGASKWQTAFFVILPAATPGIFAALLLGVGRVFGETMIALMATGNAALLSANPFESVRTFAATIGSEMAETVFGETHYSVLFFIGSLLFIFSFALNAVAEFYVKGKLIKKFQGK is encoded by the coding sequence ATGAATTCCGAATTTCCAAATAAACAAAATTTCACTAAAGAAAGTTTAAAAAAACAATTTAGACTTTCTGAGTTTCTGGCTGAAAAAATCATCTCATCGGTTGCTTTTTTATCAATAGCTATAATTATCCTTATTTTTGTTTTTGTTTTTAAAGAGTCCCTACCTATTTTTAATTTTGGTACACTCGAGAAAGCTAAAACAGAAGTTGAGGTTACCTCCAGTTCAGTAGCAAAACCTAAATCTTATGGGGCTGAACCTACAGATGAATTGAAACCTGAGACATACGGTTCAGAAGCGGTTGCTAATGAAGACTTAAAGCCTGAAACCTATGGTTCAGAACCTGTCACAAATGAGGGTCTGCAACCGGAGACTTATGGCGATGTAAAAGCTGAAACTACTATTGCTGACTCTTCAGATGATATGAAAGAAGTTGTTGGGAGTAATAATGAAGGTGCTGATAAAACATGGAGTACCTTTTTTACTACTGAATGGGTACCTGTATCGGAACATCCCAGATTTGGGTTGTTAGGTTTGCTTATTGGAACTTTGAAAGTGACCATAATAGCAATGTTAATCGCAGGACCTATTGCAGTATTAGCAGCAGTTTATACATCTTGTTTCGCATCAAAAAGAACCAAAGAGATTATTAAACCTATCATTGAGATGCTAGCAGCATTTCCATCAGTAGTTATTGGGTTTTTTGCATTGATGGTTTTAGCTACATTCTTTCAGGATATATTTGGATATGAATCAAGATTAAATGCTTTTATTGGTGGTGTTGCTATGGCTTTGGCTGCAATTCCAATCATTTATACAATATCAGAAGATGCACTTTCAGCAATACCTAAAACATTTACTGAGGCAAGTTTAGCACTAGGTGCTAGTAAGTGGCAAACTGCTTTTTTTGTAATATTACCAGCAGCTACGCCTGGGATTTTTGCTGCTTTACTTTTAGGAGTTGGACGCGTTTTTGGAGAAACTATGATTGCACTTATGGCAACCGGAAATGCAGCACTATTATCAGCAAATCCTTTTGAGAGTGTGCGTACTTTTGCAGCTACAATTGGTTCCGAAATGGCGGAAACGGTATTTGGTGAAACGCATTACAGTGTTTTGTTTTTCATAGGATCATTGCTTTTCATTTTTTCATTTGCATTAAATGCCGTTGCAGAGTTTTATGTTAAAGGTAAATTAATCAAAAAATTTCAAGGTAAATAA
- the phoU gene encoding phosphate signaling complex protein PhoU, translating to MASHFEIELEKLKNIIQKIGVLAESQVGESMNALLSGPFVEAKEVKKTEDKIDKLDIKIDEICQSIFALQQPVASDLRFIMSAMQISNEIERIGDLAISIIKKSKNIKDKHDLIVKFNIADVSRHVEVITVKTNECFLTRNESTIGEIFVLNNTIKNECDDAIHDIINEMKSNSKTVVSGTNLVIVLKHLERISEHCTNIAEYVYFMINAKIIKHEKFGEKKSED from the coding sequence ATGGCATCACACTTTGAAATAGAATTAGAAAAACTTAAAAATATTATCCAAAAAATAGGTGTTTTAGCTGAGAGTCAAGTAGGAGAATCAATGAACGCTTTGCTTTCAGGACCTTTTGTTGAAGCTAAAGAAGTAAAAAAGACAGAAGATAAGATTGATAAATTAGATATAAAAATTGATGAAATTTGCCAAAGCATTTTTGCTTTGCAACAGCCAGTCGCTTCTGATTTGCGTTTTATTATGTCTGCTATGCAAATTAGTAATGAGATTGAAAGAATAGGAGATTTGGCGATAAGCATTATAAAAAAATCTAAGAATATTAAAGACAAACATGATTTAATTGTTAAATTTAATATTGCCGATGTATCCAGACATGTTGAGGTTATTACTGTAAAAACGAATGAATGTTTCTTGACTCGTAATGAAAGTACGATTGGGGAGATTTTCGTTTTGAACAATACCATAAAAAATGAATGTGATGACGCAATACATGATATAATCAATGAAATGAAGTCAAATTCTAAGACGGTAGTGTCAGGAACAAATCTTGTGATTGTTTTAAAACATTTAGAACGTATTTCTGAACATTGTACTAATATTGCGGAGTATGTTTATTTTATGATTAATGCCAAAATAATCAAACACGAAAAATTTGGTGAGAAAAAATCAGAGGATTAA
- the pstA gene encoding phosphate ABC transporter permease PstA, producing the protein MNTSINETEDQFFLNKKKVLDLKGKFIVGITQIAVLLIIAVLFVILGIIIYEGREKFSWEFISSFPTNGMTEGGIFPALIGTFILVIVMSIAAVPFGTITAIYLTEYAKENSKIAAAVRFSIRTLAVVPSIIFGLFGLGFFIQFVGGGIDKTFNGGQLHWGQPNIIWASLTMALLTLPVIIVSVEEALKTIPRELREASLALGATKWQTIKNVVLPGSISGIMTGTILAVSRGAGEVAPILFTGAAYYLATLPASLSDQFMNLGYHIYIMSTQSSDVEKTMPIQFATTLVLLILTLSLNLVAVIIRSRIRRKAK; encoded by the coding sequence ATGAATACAAGCATTAACGAAACAGAAGACCAGTTTTTTTTAAATAAAAAAAAGGTTTTAGATTTAAAAGGAAAATTTATTGTTGGAATAACTCAAATTGCAGTTCTGTTAATTATAGCTGTTCTTTTTGTAATATTAGGGATTATTATTTATGAAGGGCGTGAAAAGTTTTCATGGGAGTTCATTAGTTCATTTCCTACGAATGGAATGACAGAAGGAGGGATATTTCCTGCTTTAATCGGTACGTTTATATTGGTTATTGTTATGTCAATAGCAGCCGTTCCTTTTGGCACTATTACGGCTATTTATTTAACAGAATATGCTAAAGAAAATTCAAAAATTGCAGCCGCAGTTCGATTTTCTATTCGAACATTAGCAGTTGTGCCGTCAATTATTTTTGGTTTATTTGGACTTGGATTTTTTATTCAATTTGTAGGAGGAGGAATTGATAAAACATTTAATGGCGGACAATTGCATTGGGGACAACCTAATATTATTTGGGCAAGTCTTACTATGGCATTACTTACTTTACCTGTAATTATTGTTTCAGTTGAAGAAGCCTTGAAAACAATTCCCCGCGAACTGCGCGAAGCAAGTTTAGCTTTAGGTGCAACAAAGTGGCAAACCATTAAAAATGTAGTGCTTCCTGGATCTATTTCTGGGATTATGACAGGGACAATTCTTGCTGTTAGTAGAGGTGCTGGTGAAGTTGCTCCAATTTTGTTTACAGGAGCAGCATATTATTTAGCTACTTTACCAGCTTCTTTGAGCGATCAATTTATGAATTTGGGATATCATATTTATATCATGTCAACTCAATCTTCAGATGTTGAAAAAACAATGCCAATACAATTTGCTACAACATTAGTATTGTTAATTCTTACTTTATCCTTAAACTTAGTGGCAGTAATTATTAGATCCAGAATTAGAAGAAAAGCAAAATAA
- a CDS encoding glycosyltransferase, which produces MDLNTNNKTILIAPLNWGLGHATRCIPIIKALQDNNYIPIIASDGIALELLRKEFPYLKTLELPSYEIEYSKNGKNFKWKLLQNCPKMIEAIWAEKKLVKKWVKKYSIDGVLSDNRLGVFSKKVPSVFITHQLNVMTGNTTWITSMLHQHIIKKYAECWIPDLEGTSNLTGKLGHIKKADFVTKYIGPLSRLHKRETAKKYDLMVILSGPEPQRGMLEEKLKTEVCKYNGNVVFIKGIVEKDQIKEQIDHVTYYNFMNTRQLEQTFNESDTVLCRSGYTTVMDLAKLNKKAFFIPTPGQYEQEYLAKKLKKEGLVPYADQNDFKIENLEEIKLYKGLPQLDTALNWKTLFQIFE; this is translated from the coding sequence ATGGATTTGAATACTAACAATAAAACTATTTTGATTGCGCCTTTAAATTGGGGGTTGGGACATGCTACGCGTTGCATCCCTATCATTAAGGCACTACAAGACAATAATTACATTCCAATAATAGCTTCTGATGGGATTGCACTAGAATTATTACGAAAAGAATTTCCATATCTAAAAACTTTGGAATTGCCTTCATACGAAATAGAATATTCTAAAAACGGCAAAAATTTCAAATGGAAATTATTACAAAATTGTCCAAAAATGATTGAAGCAATTTGGGCTGAAAAAAAATTAGTGAAAAAGTGGGTTAAGAAATATTCCATTGATGGCGTACTATCTGATAATAGGCTTGGCGTATTTAGTAAAAAAGTACCATCCGTGTTTATTACACATCAATTAAATGTGATGACAGGCAATACCACTTGGATTACCAGTATGCTGCATCAGCATATTATAAAAAAATATGCAGAATGCTGGATTCCGGATTTGGAAGGAACTTCAAATTTGACAGGTAAACTAGGACATATAAAAAAGGCTGATTTTGTCACAAAATATATTGGTCCACTGAGCCGATTACATAAACGCGAAACTGCAAAAAAATATGATTTGATGGTTATTTTATCGGGACCAGAACCACAACGGGGTATGTTGGAAGAAAAATTAAAGACTGAAGTATGTAAATATAATGGGAATGTAGTTTTTATAAAAGGAATTGTAGAAAAAGACCAAATTAAGGAACAAATTGACCATGTTACCTATTATAATTTCATGAATACGAGACAACTTGAACAAACTTTTAACGAAAGTGATACCGTATTATGCAGATCAGGATATACAACCGTTATGGATTTAGCTAAACTCAATAAAAAAGCTTTTTTCATTCCTACTCCGGGTCAATATGAACAGGAATATTTAGCAAAAAAACTAAAAAAAGAAGGGTTAGTTCCTTATGCTGACCAAAATGATTTTAAAATAGAAAACCTCGAAGAGATTAAGCTATACAAAGGACTGCCACAATTAGATACCGCATTAAACTGGAAAACATTGTTTCAGATTTTTGAATAG
- a CDS encoding phosphate ABC transporter substrate-binding protein, whose protein sequence is MKTTKIKLAAILLVVMAVGFSFTSLNKITVKGSDTMVILSQKWAEVYMQKNPGTTIQVTGGGSGVGLAALINGSTDIANSSRPIKATEVEKLKARYNTLGVEIPCAKDGLSVYLNKANGVSELTVKQIGQIFAGKITNWKEVGGIDANIRLYGRESSSGTFAFFKDNVVKTDYSPSCQTLPGTAAIVNAVKKDKLGIGYGGAAYAEGVKDCKVKKDDKSPGIAPTAETIKNKTYPITRYLYMYLKSRPTGETKAFVDWILSPEGQKIITSVGYFPVK, encoded by the coding sequence ATGAAAACAACAAAAATTAAATTAGCGGCTATTTTATTAGTTGTTATGGCAGTAGGATTTTCTTTTACTTCATTAAATAAAATAACAGTTAAAGGTTCTGATACCATGGTTATTTTGTCCCAAAAATGGGCTGAAGTGTACATGCAAAAAAATCCAGGAACAACAATTCAGGTTACTGGTGGTGGGTCAGGAGTAGGTCTTGCAGCTTTAATAAACGGATCAACTGATATTGCAAATTCAAGCCGTCCTATCAAAGCTACTGAAGTTGAAAAATTAAAAGCAAGATATAATACTTTAGGTGTTGAGATTCCTTGTGCAAAAGACGGATTGTCTGTTTATTTAAACAAAGCAAATGGTGTTTCAGAACTTACAGTAAAACAAATTGGTCAAATCTTTGCTGGGAAAATTACAAACTGGAAAGAAGTTGGTGGTATAGATGCAAATATTAGATTGTATGGTAGAGAAAGTAGCTCAGGGACTTTTGCTTTTTTTAAAGATAATGTAGTCAAAACAGATTATTCTCCATCTTGTCAAACATTACCAGGAACAGCAGCAATTGTAAATGCAGTTAAGAAAGATAAATTAGGAATTGGATATGGTGGTGCTGCTTATGCAGAAGGTGTGAAAGATTGTAAAGTAAAAAAAGACGATAAAAGCCCTGGTATTGCTCCAACTGCAGAGACAATAAAAAATAAAACATATCCTATTACAAGATATTTATACATGTATTTAAAATCAAGACCAACAGGTGAAACAAAAGCTTTTGTTGATTGGATCTTAAGTCCAGAAGGTCAAAAAATCATTACTTCAGTAGGATACTTTCCTGTAAAATAA
- a CDS encoding phosphate ABC transporter substrate-binding protein, giving the protein MKTSKLKIAVILLVIMTVGCSSNESKKITVKGSDTMVILSQKWAEAFMKKNPKTTIQVTGGGSGVGIAALINGSTDIANASRPMKPSEIDKLKEKYQTSGLEIACAKDGLSVFLNKENPVAELTLEQLSSIFSGKITNWKEVGGDDEKIQLYGRESSSGTFEFFKEHVVKTDFSKSCQTLPGTAAIVNAVKKDKYSIGYGGAAYAEGVKDCKIKVDAKSEGVLPTAETIKDKTYPISRYLYMYLKSQPTGEAKAFIDWILSQEGQKMIEEVGYYPLK; this is encoded by the coding sequence ATGAAAACAAGTAAGTTAAAAATTGCAGTAATCTTATTAGTTATAATGACAGTAGGATGTAGTTCTAATGAATCGAAAAAGATTACCGTAAAAGGTTCTGATACTATGGTGATTCTATCTCAAAAGTGGGCAGAAGCATTTATGAAAAAAAATCCTAAAACCACTATTCAGGTGACAGGAGGAGGTTCAGGTGTAGGTATTGCGGCACTAATCAACGGTTCAACGGATATTGCAAATGCAAGTCGTCCTATGAAACCTTCTGAAATAGATAAATTAAAAGAAAAATATCAAACAAGTGGGTTAGAAATCGCTTGTGCCAAAGATGGTTTATCCGTTTTTTTAAACAAAGAAAATCCAGTTGCAGAACTTACTTTAGAACAATTAAGTAGTATTTTTTCGGGAAAAATAACTAATTGGAAAGAAGTAGGTGGTGATGATGAAAAAATTCAATTGTATGGTAGAGAAAGCAGTTCAGGTACTTTTGAGTTTTTTAAAGAACATGTAGTAAAAACCGACTTTTCAAAATCATGTCAGACTTTGCCTGGTACAGCTGCAATTGTAAATGCAGTTAAAAAAGATAAATATAGTATTGGATACGGCGGTGCTGCTTATGCAGAAGGTGTAAAAGATTGTAAAATAAAAGTAGATGCTAAAAGTGAAGGGGTTTTGCCGACTGCAGAGACTATTAAAGATAAAACCTATCCCATTTCAAGATATTTATATATGTACTTGAAATCACAGCCAACTGGAGAAGCCAAAGCTTTTATTGATTGGATTTTAAGTCAGGAAGGACAAAAAATGATTGAAGAAGTTGGGTATTATCCTTTAAAATAA